A genomic stretch from Podospora pseudoanserina strain CBS 124.78 chromosome 3, whole genome shotgun sequence includes:
- a CDS encoding hypothetical protein (EggNog:ENOG503NXGF; COG:S) encodes MAGNPVNLNGLASFTPAASAAAPATVSALNRRGGKGPRALAPGSGGVGGEFGSSNGESSTASASISSTITTPMSSVNTDGTANSNLPDNTADDVGTGGISKKRKAVPGSRGVANLTPEQLAKKRANDRDAQRAIRERQRLKIEQYEREIRELKSQQPYLELQAAVRQREAVEAELAEVKACLASIMHLVQPLLAKGSPIVGQHHPAPLPSPAQTHHPSLHHQQHGLVAPTRTSVGFSGSGPGSVASPGSVGTHGRWHNSMSPVVTPMCTEGQQHQQHPHQPHQLQQPQPSSQAGILAQQHHDLGHGLDLGSDRLGLEFLLDPAQKIARIHQNAAAAASTQCHHQVPLLIPPTQTPFTKPTQPPPLPQHQPREEEEDDDDEEEDFFTLPLNSPPTCPLDSILLDFLSERRHLLSLPSSHANDVLGPPYPSISSLLNPSTPSHPLSKVFTDILARFPGLSRLPERAAVLYLMFLLMRWQVSPTRENWERIPEYFRPGGLQRRKRHPAWVDYIPWGGMRERIVQMYDDDTEEGGIEFEDFLFRLLGL; translated from the exons ATGGCCGGGAACCCTGTCAATTTGAATGGCCTTGCATCATTCACACCCGCCgcatctgctgctgcacccGCAACGGTCTCGGCCCTCAAtagaaggggaggaaaagggccACGAGCATTGGCGCCCGGGTCCGGAGGTGTCGGTGGTGAATtcggcagcagcaatggGGAATCGTCAACCGCGTCTGCGTCTATTTCCTCAACGATAACGACGCCAATGAGCAGTGTGAACACCGACGGGACtgccaacagcaacctcccGGACAACACGGCAGACGATGTCGGCACCGGTGGAATCTCCAAAAAGCGCAAGGCGGTCCCGGGATCGAGAGGAGTTGCGAACTTGACCCCGGagcagctggccaagaaacGGGCGAATG ATCGTGACGCACAGCGTGCTATCCGAGAGAGGCAGCGCCTCAAGATTGAGCAGTATGAGCGGGAGATTCGTGAGCTCAAGTCTCAGCAGCCGTATCTGGAGCTGCAGGCTGCTGTTCGCCAGAgggaggctgttgaggcggAGCTGGCCGAGGTGAAGGCATGTCTGGCTAGTATTATGCATTTGGTTCAGCCTCTGCTGGCTAAGGGGTCGCCAATAG TTGGGCAGCATCATCCTGCGCCGTTACCTTCGCCAGCTCAGACACACCATCCGTCGTtgcaccaccaacagcatgGACTAGTAGCACCAACTCGGACATCTGTGGGGTTTTCGGGGTCTGGCCCGGGCAGTGTTGCCTCTCCGGGCTCTGTCGGTACTCATGGACGATGGCATAACAGTATGTCGCCTGTGGTGACGCCCATGTGCACAGAaggtcaacaacaccagcaacatccacaccagccacaccagcttcagcaacctcaaccctcttcccaggCCGGTATTCTCGCCCAGCAACACCACGACCTCGGTCACGGGTTGGACCTAGGGTCAGACCGTCTCGGCCTCGaattcctcctcgacccGGCCCAGAAAATCGCCCGGATACATCAAaacgctgctgctgctgcttccacccagtgccatcatcaagtcCCTCTGTTGATACCACCCACACAAACCCCTTTCACGAAACCcactcaaccaccaccactaccacaacatcaaccccgagaagaagaagaagatgatgatgatgaagaagaagacttcttcaccctcccactcaactcccccccaacctgcCCCCTCGACTCAATCCTCCTAGACTTCCTCTCCGAacgccgccacctcctctccctcccctcctcgcaCGCAAACGACGTCCTCGGCCCGCCctacccctccatctcctccctcctcaacccgtcaaccccctcccaccccctatCAAAAGTTTTTACGGACATCCTCGCCCGCTTCCCCGGCCTGTCCCGTCTCCCGGAGCGCGCAGCGGTTTTGTACCTCATGTTCCTCCTCATGCGCTGGCAAGTCTCCCCCACAAGAGAAAACTGGGAGAGGATCCCGGAGTATTTTCGCCCCGGGGGGTTGCAGAGACGGAAAAGGCACCCGGCCTGGGTGGATTATATACCCtggggagggatgagggagaggattgtACAAatgtatgatgatgatacggaggagggggggatagAGTTTGAGGATTTTTTATTCCGTTTACTGGGACTttga